The window ATGCTGCTGTTGGCTCATACTCGGTCTGGGGGCTCCCCCTTGGCGAAAGCAGGGAAAGGTTTGGAGGGCAAGTGCTTACTCTGTATTTTCGTTCTGGGCGATATGCGGGTTGTGTTTGGCGGCGCAGAGCAAgaggaggcggtcgaggatagtgaagggaagaacaagagagaaagagaggatGAAAATTTACAATATGTATTTTACCTTCATATAAAACCAGGACTCTCTCTCCATATCTCTTGATACAAAGAAGAGGGATGTTTCCAGGCTTTTTGGAAACTCTGACTGCTCCCTACCTTCGCATTGGTGTCTTACGCCTCAGCATATTCTAAAAACCCAGGGGGGAATTCTGAATGTTACTACATTCGCCTCATCTCTATACCTCCATACCTCAAAGTCTTAAGTCTTTTTGAGAGCACAATCCTACTACTTCAGTCTATGCTAGCCTTCCTCACAGCCTTGTCTTTGCAACAACTCTACCCACAACACCTTCATCACCATATTCACCGACCTGGTCCAGTTCTTTATACTTGTTGAACCCTATCTATTTCTCCCTTTTATCCCTTGAATTACTTTGTTAGCTGCTTTGCGACTCTTTTTTGCAGCTGCTCACGCGGCTACTAGGATATGGCTATCAAGACCTGCGCAGGAGCCTCGCTCTTCATTGCAGCTCTGAGCTTCAGGTTTTTGCATGCTGATTGGCCAACTGCAATACAGATATCTGCTGCAATTTTCACTTTGCTGTGTGGTCTTCTCTTAGGATATCATGGATATATCTatcctttctttctttccccaTTGCGTCATCTACCAGGACCAAAGGTAATGTTGCCTTGCATGGCAGGATGTACATCTTTAATCGAGGAAGATGGCTGACACATTAAGGAAACCCATAGGGAGGTCATCCCCTCATCGGCCAGATGTTAAATCAGATTAGAACCCCTGGACCCGCCGACCTCTTCATCTCCTGGATGAAGCAGTGGCCAGATGCGCCTTTTGTGCGCTACCTGTCCATAGGCAACTGCGAGACTCTCATGGTCAACAACATAGCTGCTTTCAAAGAGGTACAGCAAGCCAAAGTGTACTCTTTCCGAAAGTCGCAGCTTGCAGCACGAATGTTCTCCCCTATTACTGGACATGGACTCATGTTCTcagagggagaggaaagaaagaagcagcGCACTCAGCTGGCCCGTTAGTGTTTTAGACCACTTTCGCAGGCTTTGTCAAATTGACTGACCAGAGTTAGGTGCTTTCTCCAACCAGAACACACGCAAGATGCTGCCAGTCTTTCAACTCAAGGCCAACCAACTATGTGGTTCCATCAGCCAGGACCTTGGGGCAGAGGAGTTCAAGGTTGTCGACAGTAAACCCCCCCACCCTGGATCAGCAGGTTCAGAACCCTCTCTCTTGGTACCAAGCTTACCCTCGCCCTTAGTTGAGCACTTCCTCAAAAAGGCCACCCTTGACGTCTTCGTCATTGGCTCCATCGGTTGTGACCTGGACAGCATCTTCGTCCCCGAAGCCCACTTCTACGAGGTGTACGAGCGCATCATCCGTCAGCCGCCTTCGGGTCACGTCATCACCTTCATCGACGGCCACGTCCCCCTCCGCTCGTGGCTGCCACTGGCGAGTAACAAGAGATGGTTGAAGGACGTTGCGCTTATCCGGGCGATGCTACTTACTTGTGTAGAGAACAGGCGCCACGAGATGAtggtggagaagaagctgggcctcgaggagaagacggaccGTCGCGACATCCTGACCTTCATCCTGGAGGATTGCCAGTTTGACGCCACCCAGACCAACTGGACTGACTTGGAGCTGTTGGAATACGTGAGTGCCACCCCTGGAGTGGCGGTTTGGTATGTGCTGACCTTTTTCTGGGGCTAGATGCTCAACTTCATTGCTGGAGGTACGAAACCATACCATTGAGAAACTCGGAACGACCCGTAGAAGCTGACATTACGGTAGGCCACGAGACGACTGGATCGACGACCATGTGGGTTGCTCACGTCCTTGCCACGGAGCCCGAGGTTCAGGACCGCCTCAAGCAGGAGGTCCTCGGGCTCTGCGTCGGCAAGCCGCGGGACTGGAACCCGACAtacgaggagctcgagcaTCTGATGTATATGAACAACTTTCTCAAAGAGATACTGCGCTTCTACTCCCCAGGCAAGTCATTTCCACCACCGCGCTCCCCCTGCCGTCTCCCCCCCGGTCCGCTAGACCCTCCCTGCTGAcccgtcgtcggctgcaCAGCCATCTTCCTCCCGCGGGAGGCCTCCGAAGACGTCACGGTCTGCGGCACCTTCATACCCAAAGGCACGCAAGTCACGCTCTGCCCGGCCGTCGCGCACTTCAACCCGCTGGTCTGgggcgagacggccgaggcgttcGACCCGGACCGGTgggcggacggacgggcgCCCGGGGACTCGTACACGATGGAGGCGTTCCTGCAGGGCCCGGCGGGCTGCATCGCCAAGAACATGGCGCTGCTGAACACCAAGAGCGTTAtcttcgccctcgcgcgCGACTTCAGGTTTTCGCCGCGCCCCGGCTGGGACGGACGGCTGGAGCTTGCGAATCCCAACTTCACGCTGCGGCCGCGGGAGAGTCTGCGCGTCACGATCGAGAGGGATGAGGCCCGGTAGACGGCGCTGTTTTTGGTTTCTGTATTTGTGTGTTTAGGTAGACGGGAGTGGGTGTCTCTGTAGTGCGGGCATAAAGATTAGAAGACTGAAATGGGGATGATGGAGGTGCTGGTTTGAGCATGTAAATaaacagcagcagcctaGATAGGTTGAAACCACCAGCGAATACACTTCATGATAATGAGCGTCCGGAGGTTCTGCCTACTAGGTGATGATAGGGAGGTGCCCATACTGTAGGACATATATGGATCTCTTCTGTGTGTTAATTCAGGTTGAGTTTAGATTGTTCCTTGCCTGTACACTCCAGCATTAGAAGTGGAAATCTTGCGTACTATGCAGTTTATGTAGTTTGTTCAGTGAACCTAGCCTAACTCTGTAAATAGCTGCTGGGTTGGTGTTGGCCCAATTTCATCTTGGCTGCTTTATCTCAGTCAGTCAGTAAATCTCCTTTTGGTTGTCTTCTCATATACTCACTCTGCTCTTGTTCACTCGTTGTCCTCACACTCACAGTCTTCTCACTCATGCTTCTTTGGCTCACTTTTCttctcactcactccccAAGTCTCTTTCCGGTCGGCAGTTGGTTGCAATTTCTTTTTCTGGCAAGAGCTGCTCAAGGTCGGTCCTTCCCCCGGTTGTCAAAGCCGTACCTCCCCCCTAGGAACCGTCACACTCACTTAAAATCGCGCCTGCCTCACGCACGCGTTCTTCACCAAACATGACCCTGACCTcaacctcttcctcttcctctctttctcaccTACAaccaccggcaccggctccCATCGTTATTCCAAGCCATCAGCCTCATCAACGTTCCGGTCCGGAGTCATCTCAAGTTTCCTCCTATTTCCTGGTAGGTCCTTTTCCTCATCCTAAATAAATTCAAAAGCCGGCATCTGAGACTGAATGAGCACTTCTCATCATAAAAGCGTTATAGGCTGactctttcttcttctcttcagcAGGCACTTTATTTCTCACCAGAAAACTGACCATATTCATCATTCACAATACCCAAGAACGCGCCTTCAAAAGCCTTTCAATTTCACCTTGCTTTAAAAATGGCTGAGGACTTCCCAGTCAGAGCCCAGGATGAGAAGAAACAGGATTCGGCGTTTCCCACCATGTGCACGCCTACCATTGGAGACATCCCTGTCTACCGAATCGACATGGGAAAGCCGGCTGAGGAGCGCTACATCCAGCTTGCTAAAGATTTCGCTCCTCAGATAAGAAGTGTCAGCCCCCTCTTTGACGAGGTCCTGGAGTCCCTGTTCAGCAAGAAGCTTTCAGGCTTCTTCAAGTTTGCATCTCGCCATGCAATTCGCAAGGTCTTCAGCAAGGAGCAAACCAACGAGATCAAGTCCATTGCCAGCACAGCCAAGACCAGCACCCACCTGGTTATGGCACTCAACCTGTTCTTGGACTTGCTGCTAGGCTGCACCTCTGGAGCAGCCCTGGTGCATCCGACCCCCGGCAAGCAGAGCGAAAAGGACAACACGGACCGCCTCATGCATTTCCGTACCCTTGAGTGGGGAATGCATGTCTTGAGAGACC is drawn from Colletotrichum destructivum chromosome 6, complete sequence and contains these coding sequences:
- a CDS encoding Putative cytochrome P450; amino-acid sequence: MAIKTCAGASLFIAALSFRFLHADWPTAIQISAAIFTLLCGLLLGYHGYIYPFFLSPLRHLPGPKGGHPLIGQMLNQIRTPGPADLFISWMKQWPDAPFVRYLSIGNCETLMVNNIAAFKEVQQAKVYSFRKSQLAARMFSPITGHGLMFSEGEERKKQRTQLALEHFLKKATLDVFVIGSIGCDLDSIFVPEAHFYEVYERIIRQPPSGHVITFIDGHVPLRSWLPLASNKRWLKDVALIRAMLLTCVENRRHEMMVEKKLGLEEKTDRRDILTFILEDCQFDATQTNWTDLELLEYMLNFIAGGHETTGSTTMWVAHVLATEPEVQDRLKQEVLGLCVGKPRDWNPTYEELEHLMYMNNFLKEILRFYSPGKSFPPPRSPCRLPPAIFLPREASEDVTVCGTFIPKGTQVTLCPAVAHFNPLVWGETAEAFDPDRWADGRAPGDSYTMEAFLQGPAGCIAKNMALLNTKSVIFALARDFRFSPRPGWDGRLELANPNFTLRPRESLRVTIERDEAR